The Coffea arabica cultivar ET-39 chromosome 3c, Coffea Arabica ET-39 HiFi, whole genome shotgun sequence genome contains a region encoding:
- the LOC140038168 gene encoding uncharacterized protein, with protein sequence MIIRLEKTMKVEKEKELLDVFRKVEINIPLLDAIKQILKYAKFLKDLCTHKRKLRGDERVEDIFELKMDNALAVALVKHLELGATLDVEMSDELYRAVETLHSLPPISLRYEITSIFVPETQAKLLPSIVQIPELELKPFPKHLKYAFFGDNETLPVIISAHLSPRQKDNPISLFRDHKEAIGWSIANIKRISPSLCMHRIWLKDDAKSIKQAQQRLNLLMIEVEKKEILKLLKVGIIFAISDSSWVNPVQIVSKKAGITVEENQEDEMVPVRKPTGWRQCIDYRRLNAVMKNDHFSLPFIDQMIERLAGHVYYCFLDDFSDYFQIAIAPKDRKKTTFTCLFGTFAYRRMPFDFCNAPATFQRCMGAFDRLKESLTSLPVIQPPDWSLPFEIMCDASDYAVGAVLGQRVSRTTHTIYYASKALNKSQLNYSTTEKELLVVIFALEKFRPYLFGAKVSVFSDHTALRYLMTKKDAKPRLIRWILILQEFKLETKDKSGAENLIVDHLSCLLTHKKEQPLRKTFPEEQLFAVDSSAPWYADMINFLVTNQLLAGWSKAGRDKLKSDAKYYIWDDPYLWRQCSDQILRKCASAVEIQYLKMEKKFVVNGHCLKPYYEWFSVEEVKVVQLQDPLYLA encoded by the exons ATGATCATAAG GTTGGAAAAAACAATGAAagtagagaaggaaaaagagcttTTGGATGTGTTCCGAAAAGTGGAGATTAACATCCCCTTATTAGATGCAATCAAGCAGATACTTAAGTACGCCAAGTTTTTGAAAGATTTGTGCACTCACAAAAGGAAGTTAAGGGGTGATGAAAGAGTGGAG GACATATTTGAATTGAAAATGGATAATGCACTGGCAGTGGCATTGGTCAAACATCTTGAGTTGGGAGCAACTCTTGATGTAGAAATGAGTGATGAGCTATACCGTGCAGTTGAAACACTGCATTCGCTCCCACCAATTTCTTTAAGGTATGAGATTACTTCTATCTTTGTACCAGAAACTCAGGCGAAATTGTTGCCTTCTATTGTGCAGATACCTGAGTTGGAACTCAAGCCTTTCCCAAAGCACTTGAAATATGCATTTTTTGGAGACAATGAGACGCTACCAGTCATCATATCTGCTCACCTTTCACCAAGGCAAAAGGACAACCCTATTAGTCTTTTTCGAGATCATAAGGAGGCGATTGGATGGAGTATAGCAAACATCAAGAGAATTAGTCCCTCCTTATGTATGCATCGGATCTGGCTGAAAGATGATGCAAAATCGATAAAACAGGCGCAACAGAGATTGAACCTACTAATGATAGAAGTGGAAAAGAAGGAAATACTTAAACTCTTAAAAGTGGGGATTATTTTTGCCATCTCAGACAGTTCTTGGGTGAATCCAGTCCAAATAGTTTCGAAAAAAGCGGGAATAACCGTAGAAGAGAACCAAGAAGACGAGATGGTCCCGGTGAGGAAACCCACAGGATGGCGTCAGTGCATTGATTACCGACGTCTGAATGCTGTGATGAAGAATGATCACTTCTCTCTCccttttattgatcagatgATAGAGAGGTTAGCTGGTCATGTCTATTACTGTTTTCTTGATGATTTCTCAGATTATTTTCAGATCGCGATAGCACCGAAGGATCGGAAAAAAACTACATTCACCTGTCTTTTTGGTACTTTTGCCTACCGGAGGATGCCTTTCGACTTCTGTAATGCGCCAGCAACTTTTCAAAGGTGCATG GGGGCATTTGACAGATTGAAAGAGTCATTGACATCGCTGCCTGTTATCCAACCTCCAGACTGGAGCCTCCCATTCGAAATTATGTGTGATGCCAGTGACTACGCAGTGGGAGCTGTGTTGGGACAAAGAGTCAGCAGGACAACACATACAATCTACTATGCATCAAAAGCGTTGAATAAATCTCAGCTCAACTACTCTACAACGGAGAAAGAATTACTAGTTGTGATTTTTGCATTAGAAAAATTTAGACCTTATTTGTTTGGTGCAAAAGTATCAGTTTTCTCTGATCATACTGCCTTAAGATACTTGATGacaaagaaagatgcaaaaccaAGGCTTATCAGATGGATCCTGATCCTGCAAGAGTTTAAGTTGGAGACAAAAGATAAAAGTGGGGCAGAGAATTTGATTGTTGATCACTTGAGCTGTTTGCTGACACATAAGAAAGAGCAACCATTAAGGAAGACATTTCCAGAGGAGCAACTCTTTGCCGTTGATTCGTCTGCACCCTGGTATGCTGATATGATAAATTTTTTAGTGACTAATCAATTGCTTGCAGGTTGGTCGAAGGCCGGGAGAGATAAGTTAAAGAGTGATGCCAAGTATTACATTTGGGACGACCCTTACCTGTGGAGGCAATGCTCGGACCAGATACTAAGAAAGTGTGCAAGTGCAG TAGAGATTCAATATTTAAAAATGGAGAAGAAGTTCGTGGTGAATGGCCATTGTCTCAAGCCTTATTATGAATGGTTCTCGGTTGAAGAAGTAAAAGTTGTACAACTCCAGGATCCACTTTATCTTGCTTGA